A genomic segment from Lineus longissimus chromosome 15, tnLinLong1.2, whole genome shotgun sequence encodes:
- the LOC135499905 gene encoding bifunctional 3'-5' exonuclease/ATP-dependent helicase WRN-like isoform X2 gives MEYNLAPPWTTPLAGDFSCSINSSIVTISRSAAQVLHGENNYSGTLMYSPEDVMLLMRTYITYQLLGLLRKSQEEENILHGKVQIVFCSPEMIVKKPWRRMLTSTTYKDRLAIVAFDEMHCVATWPNIYLDVILKKPGEGIEKHIDEYIRELGEQKQKARKSIIYCSSIKITSEIYITLINILLQQGLSKLPAEKLVDQFHSALDKDTADVIVNEFLKADSHIRCLVSTVAFGMGMSVNDIEIIYHWGPSQNAMNYWQEVGRAGRDGRSSQATLLINQNMRTEINKHKGQFPPVHTQHFQEDILSYCKVAIGKKDCLRRNLLGNFIGYEGGEERDCSVICNCKTCCCNCSGSCGYTD, from the exons ATGGAGTACAACCTTGCGCCACCATGGACAACTCCATTGGCCGGCGACTTTAGCTGCAGCATCAACAGTAGTATTGTAACAATCTCTAGATCTGCAGCACAAGTG CTACACGGTGAAAATAATTACTCTGGTACGTTGATGTATAGTCCAGAAGATGTCATGTTGTTGATGAGGACTTACATCACGTACCAGTTACTAGGACTACTCAGGAAAtctcaagaagaagaaa ATATTCTACATGGTAAGGTGCAGATTGTGTTCTGCTCACCCGAGATGATTGTGAAAAAGCCATGGAGGCGAATGCTGACTTCAACAACTTATAAGGACAGATTAGCAATCGTTGCTTTTGACGAGATGCATTGCGTTGCCACTTG GCCCAACATATATCTTGATGTCATACTAAAAAAACCAGGGGAAGGCATCGAGAAACACATTGATGAATACATCCGGGAACTGGGGGAACAGAAACAGAAAGCGCGGAAATCCATCATATATTGTTC TTCAATCAAGATAACATCAGAAATATACATCACACTCATCAATATATTGCTACAGCAGGGTCTGTCGAAATTGCCCGCCGAAAAACTGGTCGACCAGTTCCACAGTGCATTAGACAAGGACACGGCAGATGTCATTGTGAATGAATTTCTGAAGGCAGACAGTCATATTCGCTGCCTTGTGTCCACAGTTGCTTTTGGGATGGGAATGTCTGTAAACGACATCGAAATAATCTATCATTGGGGCCCATCCCAAAATGCGATGAATTATTGGCAAGAAGTAGGGAGGGCGGGCCGGGATGGCCGATCCTCACAAGCAACTCTGTTAATAAACCAAAACATGAGGACAGAGATCAATAAACACAAAGGCCAATTCCCGCCTGTTCATACTCAACATTTTCAGGAAGATATCTTAAGTTATTGTAAGGTTGCCATTGGCAAGAAAGACTGTCTCAGGCGAAACCTTCTCGGAAATTTCATCGGCTATGAAGGCGGAGAGGAAAGAGACTGCTCGGTCATATGCAATTGTAAAACCTGCTGCTGTAACTGCAGTGGTTCCTGTGGCTACACTGATTAA
- the LOC135499905 gene encoding bifunctional 3'-5' exonuclease/ATP-dependent helicase WRN-like isoform X1, with the protein MYSPEDVMLLMRTYITYQLLGLLRKSQEEESKYELSLIGCFNLYICIYILYLFKLHGENNYSGTLMYSPEDVMLLMRTYITYQLLGLLRKSQEEENILHGKVQIVFCSPEMIVKKPWRRMLTSTTYKDRLAIVAFDEMHCVATWPNIYLDVILKKPGEGIEKHIDEYIRELGEQKQKARKSIIYCSSIKITSEIYITLINILLQQGLSKLPAEKLVDQFHSALDKDTADVIVNEFLKADSHIRCLVSTVAFGMGMSVNDIEIIYHWGPSQNAMNYWQEVGRAGRDGRSSQATLLINQNMRTEINKHKGQFPPVHTQHFQEDILSYCKVAIGKKDCLRRNLLGNFIGYEGGEERDCSVICNCKTCCCNCSGSCGYTD; encoded by the exons ATGTATAGTCCAGAAGATGTCATGTTGTTGATGAGGACTTACATCACGTACCAGTTACTAGGACTACTCAGGAAAtctcaagaagaagaaagtaaGTATGAACTGTCTTTAATCGGTTGTTTTAATCTATATATATGTATTTACATTTTATATCTTTTTAAGCTACACGGTGAAAATAATTACTCTGGTACGTTGATGTATAGTCCAGAAGATGTCATGTTGTTGATGAGGACTTACATCACGTACCAGTTACTAGGACTACTCAGGAAAtctcaagaagaagaaa ATATTCTACATGGTAAGGTGCAGATTGTGTTCTGCTCACCCGAGATGATTGTGAAAAAGCCATGGAGGCGAATGCTGACTTCAACAACTTATAAGGACAGATTAGCAATCGTTGCTTTTGACGAGATGCATTGCGTTGCCACTTG GCCCAACATATATCTTGATGTCATACTAAAAAAACCAGGGGAAGGCATCGAGAAACACATTGATGAATACATCCGGGAACTGGGGGAACAGAAACAGAAAGCGCGGAAATCCATCATATATTGTTC TTCAATCAAGATAACATCAGAAATATACATCACACTCATCAATATATTGCTACAGCAGGGTCTGTCGAAATTGCCCGCCGAAAAACTGGTCGACCAGTTCCACAGTGCATTAGACAAGGACACGGCAGATGTCATTGTGAATGAATTTCTGAAGGCAGACAGTCATATTCGCTGCCTTGTGTCCACAGTTGCTTTTGGGATGGGAATGTCTGTAAACGACATCGAAATAATCTATCATTGGGGCCCATCCCAAAATGCGATGAATTATTGGCAAGAAGTAGGGAGGGCGGGCCGGGATGGCCGATCCTCACAAGCAACTCTGTTAATAAACCAAAACATGAGGACAGAGATCAATAAACACAAAGGCCAATTCCCGCCTGTTCATACTCAACATTTTCAGGAAGATATCTTAAGTTATTGTAAGGTTGCCATTGGCAAGAAAGACTGTCTCAGGCGAAACCTTCTCGGAAATTTCATCGGCTATGAAGGCGGAGAGGAAAGAGACTGCTCGGTCATATGCAATTGTAAAACCTGCTGCTGTAACTGCAGTGGTTCCTGTGGCTACACTGATTAA